The nucleotide window GATTAAGAGCGAGAGAAGCTTGACTCCGAGGAGTTCATCGTTGGAGTAAGGAAGCGAGTAAATCGAACGCGCGACACCGCTGTCCCTGTCATAGCGGAACATTAAAGCACCGAGGAGCAAAACCAGGAAGCTCACCAGCGTCCAGACGTCGTCGAGGGAGAGCATGCCCTGTATAGCCGTTGAAACTCCAGATGCTTTTGAAGGCCCGAAGAGTTCAATCTGGGTTCCAGAGGCAAAACCCATGCCCGAGTTTACCGCCATCAGGGACTGTTTCATGGCCATTCCTGCCAGGAGTACTCCAAACAGCAGGAGGACGTTCTTAACCAGGTCGTTCATCTCCCACCGGAAGAGTGTGTAAAGTCTTCCCATGTGTCTACTCCCTCCGTTTCTTTATCTTGGTCAGCCCGACAATAATCAAGAGAATAGCGAGAGAACCGTGGAAGACGTAGGCTGTTTTAACGTCCGGCTTGCGAAAGCTAATGGTGTTGAGTCTTTTGGCGCTCGTTTTGAACAACTTAAGCACAAGTCCTGTTGCATAGGAGTCATCATGTCTGACTTCTGCCTGATATAAAGCATATTCATCGGAAAATGAGGCGCTTAAAATGCCAACGGCCCAGAGGTCAGGCCCGCCGTTGGGTGTGAACACGAGATTTCCATCCGACGCGTCAAAGGTGTAAATCAGGGTTGCCATCTGGACAATCTCGATGGGATACCCCTTCCCAAATGGCTGGGTTAGGTTGAACGAATACCCCTCAGTAACCACGGTCTTGAGGGGTGGGTAATACGTGATGTTCTTCCACTTCTTCGAATTCTTGTTATCCACCGTTACCCTGCCGATAACGGTACTGAAGGGATACTTGGAAAAAGCACTGCCCTTTTCGAGCGGGTGCAACGGACTGTCAAAAAGCATCGTGTGACCGTAGGCTTTTCCGTCCTTTACCACCTGCATGTCGGCTTCTCTGATGAGATGCGATCCAGTTATCGTGACTTCCCGAAGTTTGAAGATGTACCAGGTCCAGTCCTTGAAATCCGGGTCATGACTTTTCTCGGTTTTCGCTGAGAGAACATCCACATCCTTCCAAAAGGCTGGGGGGTGAACCCCTTTGGGGAGAACTGTCATTACGGTGACGTTGGTAAGTTCTATTTGAACGTGTGAAATGATATACTCATTGTTTTCATCGGAGAGGTTGAACCTTATCACGGTGTCATTGTACGTTTTTATCACGTAGAGAACTCCGGAGTAGTTGTAAATCATCAGCGACGTGGTTACCCAGTCCGGTTTGTCCCCGTGGGAGACGCGATATTGAATGTATGGGTCGTACCTCTGGGCGATGTATTCGATGTAAACTCCTGGCTTGATCCAGTATGGGGCCGCGAGCGCTGAATGAAGGCCTCCAATGAGGATGAATATTGCCACTAACATCGAGGGAATGACGTTTCTCATTTTGATTTCCTCCCGCCTTTTGCTGTCATGATAGAGCCGAGGAGAACCAGCGACCCCCAGAACGCGTACTTCCACGGCGTTTTAGCCTTTGAGAACGGTACCTCTTCTACTCTCTGAAACTCCGCATTAGTGTCATACAACGGTAGCAGGCCGGCCCATACGGAGTTTCCCTTTACTATCTGGTCATAGGCCACGCGCTCGTCCATAAAGGATGCAAAAGGAATCCCTATAGCGGCAAGGTCAGGGGAAATCAGTATCGAGAGGGTAGTCGGGGATAACACCATTCCCGTTGCTGGATCATAACGCAAATCCCCAGGAGTCTGGGTGGTGAACTCCACGAGACCCTCCATAACAAGTGGCGATCCCAGGAGAGACAGCGTGGCAACAGGGGGCCCGAATTCCCTGTAATATGTTTTCGAGGGTTTATCCTTCACGGACACCCTTTCGACTTCCATCGTCCAGTTAAGGGTCGGAAAAACCACAAAGGTCTCGTTCTCCTGCGGAACCAGACCTGGATCGGTATCAATCCAGAGGAAAGTGTGACCATAGTGGGTTCCGTCCAGGCGGAAAACGGCACCATCGCTCTCCCGTATTCTGTAAACACCCTTAATCCTGAGGGAACGGAGGTGCACCTTGTATTCAAGGGTACCTGAATTGCTCGGGGTTGGTATGGTTTCAACTTTTATGACCTCGTTTTGTTCCCAGATTGGACTAAGGTTCCCTCCAGTTGGGACGGTGACTTTAACCGTTACATTGCTCATGTCAATACGGACGCCGACCGTTAGATAACCGTCAATCTCCTCCAAAATAGTGAACTTGAGGTAAGTGTCGTTGTACGCGTAGATTCGGTAGGAAGCGTTGTGGGAAAGGTAAACAAGAAACGCAGTTCTTTGCTCGGTTGAGTATCCCTGGGAGAGCTGATACTGGATATACGGGTCATACCTCATAGCCGCATACTCAACATAGACTCCCGGCTTGACCCAGTACGGGTGTGCGTATGCAGGGAAAACAGGAAGAGATATCATAAATAAAACCCATAAACCCCTAAGAGCCTTCATTGCCTCTTCCTCCACGCCACAACCACTGCGAGCACCAGGAGTAGGACAACGGCCGTGTATAGATACTTCGTATCCGTTTCAGATTTTGAAAACTGTACCGTCTCAGCGACCCCAAACTCTGCATTGGTGTCGTAAAACCCTATTCCGTAGGTGTAGAGCTTCCCGTCCTCCTTGTGGTTCCTGCTCATGTACATGCCCCACTGGTCCATAAAGTACACCAGCTTGACACCGCATGCCGCGAGATCAGGGGCTGTCGGAAAAAGGCCAGTAACAAACATACCTGTGGATCCATCGAAATACAGTATCGCATCGGTTCCTGAGAAGGAAACCTCCCCAATCGGGGTCTTTACACTCATACCTCCCGCGGTTCTGACGTAGATCACCGGCTTCGTGAAATTGGAAGTTCTAGTGATTACACTCACGTCCAGGGAAGTAACGTTCACCACCTTTGAAACGGAATTGCCTGCGAAACCAACAAGCTGGAACGGCTGATCTACCGTTATAGGGGCGTTTCCCAGATCGTCCCAGAGGATTGTGTGGCCGTAGTTTGTGCCTGCGGTATCGAAGACCATGCTGTCCTCCTTTCTAATCTTGTAGGTGCATGAGTACCTAGCCTCCGTGACGTTGAATAGCGTCTCGTTGTCAAGGGTCTTTTTTGAGATCAAAGCTGATTCCGGCCACAGCACTACCGTCTTGTCCCCGAACTGCTTTATTGTTACGTTAAACATCTCCAAAATCAGCTTCATGAGCAGGTAGTCTCCTTCGTCGCCCAGGATGGTAAATGTCAAGTATGTGTCCCCCATAGCGGACATCTGGATGTAAGTACCATTAACCTCAAGAACAACGTCACCCGTTGAGAGAGACATGCCCGTTGATGCATACTTACGGGCAATTTCCTCGTGTCTTAATGAGGCATACTTAATATAAACTCCCGGTTTGGCCCAGTATGGCATGGCATTAACAGGATACGCACCGATTAGCACGATCAAAAGAATCACGAGGAATTTCAGGTTTTTGCTGTTCAAGACACCACCTCCAAATATCCATTAAGATATTTGACATCATACTTGACTCCGATTTCTGCATAGGCCCAGCTATACTGGCCTGAACTGTAGTCTCTCACAACCGTGGTGTTCCATATCGTCGCTGCCGCGAACCCTGTCACCACTACCAGCAGACCGAACAGTATTGCCACAAGCTTCTTCATGGTGCCGACCCTCCTGCCCGGGGGCGGTTAATACGCCCCCTTGGGCAATTGGTGATACTCTCATTATCATATTTAACTTTTACTTCGAAGTCTAATTATAAATTTCAAAAAAAATCGGGAACGTCCCTGCAGGCCATTACATTGTACAAACACATAGGCAGATATGTCAAAACTAACAACCCGGTTATGCAGGTGTTAACGAAATAATTTAACAAAAGGTCGCAGAATTGTGCAAAAACTTCGGAGCGAGTAAAGAGAATAAAGGATATCGAGTTTCAAACCTCAGCTCCACGTCTCGGCTATGACGTCGTGCTTGTGGATGCTCTCGTTGCTGATGACCTTCACGTGGATCCTGCCCTTGAACCTCTCCTTCGCCCTGGCGAATATCTCGCGCGCAACGTCTTCCACGAACTTCGGATTGGCGTGCATTCCCTGAACCACGGCGTTCTCGTCCACCGTCTTCAGCAGGGTGTACGTCGGGTGGCTGAACGAACTCTCGACCACGTCAATCATGTCTTCTAAGGCTATCTCCTCATCAAAGGCCGTCCTCACCTCAAGCTCGCCTATGGCTCTCTGTATGTGGGTCTTTCCGTTGTTGTTGGCCATCGCGTGGGGGCAGGCGGTGTTTCCGATGACCTTGACGCGGAGAACCTTCTCAAAGGTTCCGTCGTAGTGCTTTATGACCCCGACCTCGACGTCGTAGGGCTCGTAGGTGGTCTTTCCACTGGCGGGGGTTTCCCTTGGAATGATGAGGTGGGTTCTTATCCACACCTCCGCCCTCTTGTGGGGGTGCTTCCCTTCCAGGCGGCCGATTATCGCTCTCCCCAGCTCTTCGAGCGAGGAATGAGCCTCCATGACCTCCTCCTCAACGGCCTCGCTCATGGCCTCGGTTATGCTCTCGACCAGCCTGCTCATGTGGATTCCTTTCTTCTCCTCGGGGACGTCGATGGTTATCTCGAAGAGCGGGAGGAACGTGTAGACCTTCCCCTTCCAGTTTATCTTCGCAACGCTCCTCAGGTTGGTGATTCCGACGCGGTGAAGGCGCTCCCTTATCTCGGGCCTCTCCTCCTGGGTCTCGACGAACATGGACATCACCCTCTCTTTTTAGGGGCCTCTAAGCGCGCCCCCTTTTAAAGCTACCCTCACCTCAGAAACTCCATGAGCCGGTCGTAGCTCTCGCGCGCAGCTGTGGCATCTTCCTCGCTCAGCCTTCCGGCGTACTTGGCCTTCTCGAAGAGTCTGGTAAGGACGTCGAGGTCCTTTAGGTCGGGAAAGACTTCCCTCAGCCTCTCCTCGTGCTCCCGGTGGGTCCAGCTCTTCCGGTAGGGATAGCCCTTCTCGACGAGACCGGCGACCACGTTCTTGTACATTCGGATAACCTTTTCCGCGGGGGTTCCTTCAATGGCATCGTAGGTAAGTTCCGGCTCGAACTTGACCTCCGGAACGGGCCGTCTCTTCTTAGTTCTCCTGGCGGTTAGTACGATAGCCACGAAGAGAAGGAAGGGAATCAGGTAAGCCCAGCCTGGAAACTGATTCCAAACAGTCACGAAATCGCCGGAGGTGACGTTGTACCAGACTCCCTCGAGACCCCTGCCTATCTCCTTACCCCCCACCAGCCTCTCCGGCTCCCTTTTGAAGAAGATTAAGTAAACCGCCACCACTATTGCCAGGAGCGTTATTATTCCCGCCAGCGGGTTGCTCTTCCCATTCCTCACGCCGTGGGCGCTGAGGCGGCCTTCGATGGCCAGCTTGACGACGTAACCCGCAGCACCGAAGAGAAAGAGCGAGGATAAGAAGAAGTACCACTCGAAGTTGAAGGTCGTCGTGCCCCCGTGAACCCCTGAGGACTGTATGAGGGAGAAGATAACCACGAGGGCAAGCATAGCGAGTGCCGCGGTTTTCCGCTGATCCATACCCATCAGTCGAGGTAATGTGCACCAGCTTTAAACCTTTTCTCCGTTCAGCACGCACACGGACTCGAGGAGGTTCCTAACGTTTCCCGCGATTTTTCCGTCGAGGA belongs to Thermococcus camini and includes:
- a CDS encoding GTP cyclohydrolase IV: MFVETQEERPEIRERLHRVGITNLRSVAKINWKGKVYTFLPLFEITIDVPEEKKGIHMSRLVESITEAMSEAVEEEVMEAHSSLEELGRAIIGRLEGKHPHKRAEVWIRTHLIIPRETPASGKTTYEPYDVEVGVIKHYDGTFEKVLRVKVIGNTACPHAMANNNGKTHIQRAIGELEVRTAFDEEIALEDMIDVVESSFSHPTYTLLKTVDENAVVQGMHANPKFVEDVAREIFARAKERFKGRIHVKVISNESIHKHDVIAETWS
- a CDS encoding DUF4129 domain-containing protein; protein product: MGMDQRKTAALAMLALVVIFSLIQSSGVHGGTTTFNFEWYFFLSSLFLFGAAGYVVKLAIEGRLSAHGVRNGKSNPLAGIITLLAIVVAVYLIFFKREPERLVGGKEIGRGLEGVWYNVTSGDFVTVWNQFPGWAYLIPFLLFVAIVLTARRTKKRRPVPEVKFEPELTYDAIEGTPAEKVIRMYKNVVAGLVEKGYPYRKSWTHREHEERLREVFPDLKDLDVLTRLFEKAKYAGRLSEEDATAARESYDRLMEFLR